From a single Rickettsia endosymbiont of Cantharis rufa genomic region:
- the hemA gene encoding 5-aminolevulinate synthase yields MFYYDTIFSKHIDKIKSEGRYREFKALKRQVDNFPFAEHEDKQIVMWCINDYLGMSKHPKVMQASIDALLKYGVGSGGTRNIGGNNTAILELEKELADLHSKEAALAFTSGFVANDTTLATLAKIMPDIVFFSDELNHASIIAGITSSRAEKYIYRHLDVRHLEELLQLVDINKPKIIVFESAYSMDGFFSPIKDIINLAKKYNALTFIDEVHTVGLYGKHGGGIAKLLNCSEQIDIIQGTLAKAYGTIGGYITSNHNLVDAIRLTASGFIFTTSLPPVISAAATHSIRHLKESNDERTKYQEVVAKLKNSFERFNIPYLRNESHIVPIIIGDPIKAAKASNMLINEYGIYVQHINFPTVPRGTERLRIIPTPAHTDKMINDLSIALVQIFAKLDIELSSAKELNEEVRLNLIA; encoded by the coding sequence ATGTTTTATTACGATACTATATTTAGCAAGCATATAGATAAAATCAAAAGTGAAGGAAGATATCGAGAATTTAAGGCCTTAAAAAGACAAGTCGATAATTTTCCTTTTGCAGAACATGAAGATAAACAAATAGTCATGTGGTGCATTAATGACTATTTGGGTATGAGTAAACATCCAAAAGTAATGCAAGCTTCTATAGATGCTTTGCTAAAATACGGTGTTGGATCAGGCGGAACCCGCAATATCGGCGGTAATAATACCGCCATTCTTGAGCTTGAAAAAGAACTTGCAGATTTGCATAGCAAAGAAGCAGCTTTAGCTTTTACCTCTGGTTTTGTTGCAAATGATACAACGCTCGCAACACTTGCTAAAATTATGCCGGATATAGTATTTTTCTCCGACGAGTTAAATCATGCCTCTATTATTGCTGGTATTACAAGTTCTAGAGCCGAAAAATACATATATAGACATTTAGATGTTAGGCATTTAGAAGAATTATTACAACTAGTTGATATTAATAAACCGAAAATTATTGTTTTTGAATCAGCTTACTCTATGGATGGCTTCTTTTCGCCTATTAAAGATATAATTAATTTAGCCAAAAAATATAATGCTCTAACCTTTATCGATGAGGTTCATACAGTAGGTTTATACGGTAAGCATGGTGGCGGTATTGCAAAGCTTCTTAATTGTAGTGAGCAAATCGATATTATTCAAGGGACGCTTGCCAAAGCATACGGCACTATCGGCGGTTATATCACTAGTAATCATAATTTAGTCGATGCTATAAGACTAACTGCTTCAGGGTTTATTTTTACTACTTCATTGCCTCCGGTAATTTCTGCTGCTGCAACACATAGTATTAGACATCTCAAAGAATCAAATGACGAACGCACAAAGTATCAAGAAGTAGTTGCAAAGCTTAAAAACTCTTTTGAACGTTTTAATATACCTTATTTAAGAAATGAAAGTCATATAGTACCGATAATTATCGGCGATCCGATCAAAGCAGCTAAAGCCTCAAATATGCTAATTAATGAATATGGCATTTACGTTCAACATATCAATTTTCCAACCGTACCGCGAGGTACGGAACGCCTCCGAATCATCCCAACTCCCGCTCATACCGATAAAATGATCAATGATTTATCTATAGCCTTAGTGCAGATATTTGCCAAACTTGATATAGAATTATCTTCTGCTAAAGAATTGAACGAAGAAGTACGTTTGAATCTTATTGCTTAG